A genomic region of Manihot esculenta cultivar AM560-2 chromosome 15, M.esculenta_v8, whole genome shotgun sequence contains the following coding sequences:
- the LOC110602350 gene encoding heat stress transcription factor A-8 isoform X3, whose translation MKIDTDRWEFANDGFIRDQKQLLKNISRRKHPQVTDNRKALPLQDSLVEPCETTENEGLWKEIEILKTDKNALMQELIKLRQLQENADNKLLLLRDRIQGMEKNQQQMLSFLVMVMQNPGFLVQLLHPKENNWRMAEPGSIVEQGADEEQLAYDGMIIRYQPPQMNEVATPMVSGEPEESNPFSDGTKDSFLSPDFMKLLMDENLSSFENHIPFIPPELYDDGAWEKLLLASPFLQNVEDTKQDAERPTDTENEIGAAVNGTLVEQMEIAESTGFLIEEIDKPKSLEYKINNRPHSEKSEKLETLT comes from the exons AT GAAAATTGATACAGATCGTTGGGAGTTTGCAAATGATGGATTTATCAGAGATCAAAAGCAATTGTTGAAAAACATCTCCAGAAGAAAACATCCTCAGGTCACTGACAATAGAAAAGCATTGCCACTGCAGGATAGCTTAGTTGAACCTTGTGAAACAACTGAAAATGAGGGGTTATGGAAGGAAATTGAGATTCTGAAGACTGACAAAAATGCACTGATGCAGGAGTTGATTAAACTTAGGCAGCTCCAGGAAAATGCAGACAATAAGTTACTTCTCTTGAGAGATCGTATTCAAGGAATGGAAAAAAATCAGCAGCAGATGCTGTCATTTTTAGTTATGGTCATGCAAAATCCAGGATTTCTTGTTCAGTTGCTTCACCCCAAAGAGAACAACTGGCGGATGGCTGAACCAGGAAGCATAGTGGAACAAGGTGCAGATGAAGAACAATTAGCTTATGATGGGATGATAATAAGGTACCAGCCACCTCAAATGAATGAGGTGGCTACACCTATGGTTTCAGGAGAACCAGAAGAATCTAACCCTTTTTCTGATGGAACAAAAGATTCTTTCTTGAGTCCTGATTTTATGAAATTGCTTATGGATGAAAATTTGTCATCGTTCGAAAACCATATACCATTTATTCCACCGGAATTATATGATGATGGTGCATGGGAAAAGCTTCTTTTGGCCAGTCCTTTCTTGCAGAATGTTGAAGATACCAAACAAGATGCAGAAAGGCCTACTGATACTGAAAATGAAATTGGAGCAGCAGTAAATGGAACTCTGGTGGAGCAGATGGAGATAGCTGAAAGTACTGGATTTTTAATAGAAGAAATAGATAAACCTAAGAGTTTGGAGTACAAAATCAATAACAGGCCTCATTCAGAGAAATCTGAAAAGTTGGAAACTCTAACCTAG
- the LOC110602350 gene encoding heat stress transcription factor A-8 isoform X1, giving the protein MVKSGDDGSLAVAPFLKKSYDMVDDESTDSIISWSQSNDSFIIWDMTEFSIRLLPKYFKHSNSSSFIRQLNIYGFRKIDTDRWEFANDGFIRDQKQLLKNISRRKHPQVTDNRKALPLQDSLVEPCETTENEGLWKEIEILKTDKNALMQELIKLRQLQENADNKLLLLRDRIQGMEKNQQQMLSFLVMVMQNPGFLVQLLHPKENNWRMAEPGSIVEQGADEEQLAYDGMIIRYQPPQMNEVATPMVSGEPEESNPFSDGTKDSFLSPDFMKLLMDENLSSFENHIPFIPPELYDDGAWEKLLLASPFLQNVEDTKQDAERPTDTENEIGAAVNGTLVEQMEIAESTGFLIEEIDKPKSLEYKINNRPHSEKSEKLETLT; this is encoded by the exons ATGGTGAAATCAGGAGACGATGGGTCTCTGGCAGTGGCTCCTTTTCTTAAAAAAAGCTACGATATGGTAGATGATGAGTCCACAGATTCGATAATTTCATGGAGCCAAAGTAATGATAGCTTCATTATATGGGATATGACTGAATTTTCTATTCGATTGCTGCCCAAGTACTTCAAGCATAGCAATTCTTCTAGCTTTATCCGGCAGCTTAATATCTAT GGCTTCAGGAAAATTGATACAGATCGTTGGGAGTTTGCAAATGATGGATTTATCAGAGATCAAAAGCAATTGTTGAAAAACATCTCCAGAAGAAAACATCCTCAGGTCACTGACAATAGAAAAGCATTGCCACTGCAGGATAGCTTAGTTGAACCTTGTGAAACAACTGAAAATGAGGGGTTATGGAAGGAAATTGAGATTCTGAAGACTGACAAAAATGCACTGATGCAGGAGTTGATTAAACTTAGGCAGCTCCAGGAAAATGCAGACAATAAGTTACTTCTCTTGAGAGATCGTATTCAAGGAATGGAAAAAAATCAGCAGCAGATGCTGTCATTTTTAGTTATGGTCATGCAAAATCCAGGATTTCTTGTTCAGTTGCTTCACCCCAAAGAGAACAACTGGCGGATGGCTGAACCAGGAAGCATAGTGGAACAAGGTGCAGATGAAGAACAATTAGCTTATGATGGGATGATAATAAGGTACCAGCCACCTCAAATGAATGAGGTGGCTACACCTATGGTTTCAGGAGAACCAGAAGAATCTAACCCTTTTTCTGATGGAACAAAAGATTCTTTCTTGAGTCCTGATTTTATGAAATTGCTTATGGATGAAAATTTGTCATCGTTCGAAAACCATATACCATTTATTCCACCGGAATTATATGATGATGGTGCATGGGAAAAGCTTCTTTTGGCCAGTCCTTTCTTGCAGAATGTTGAAGATACCAAACAAGATGCAGAAAGGCCTACTGATACTGAAAATGAAATTGGAGCAGCAGTAAATGGAACTCTGGTGGAGCAGATGGAGATAGCTGAAAGTACTGGATTTTTAATAGAAGAAATAGATAAACCTAAGAGTTTGGAGTACAAAATCAATAACAGGCCTCATTCAGAGAAATCTGAAAAGTTGGAAACTCTAACCTAG
- the LOC110602350 gene encoding heat stress transcription factor A-8 isoform X2 translates to MVDDESTDSIISWSQSNDSFIIWDMTEFSIRLLPKYFKHSNSSSFIRQLNIYGFRKIDTDRWEFANDGFIRDQKQLLKNISRRKHPQVTDNRKALPLQDSLVEPCETTENEGLWKEIEILKTDKNALMQELIKLRQLQENADNKLLLLRDRIQGMEKNQQQMLSFLVMVMQNPGFLVQLLHPKENNWRMAEPGSIVEQGADEEQLAYDGMIIRYQPPQMNEVATPMVSGEPEESNPFSDGTKDSFLSPDFMKLLMDENLSSFENHIPFIPPELYDDGAWEKLLLASPFLQNVEDTKQDAERPTDTENEIGAAVNGTLVEQMEIAESTGFLIEEIDKPKSLEYKINNRPHSEKSEKLETLT, encoded by the exons ATGGTAGATGATGAGTCCACAGATTCGATAATTTCATGGAGCCAAAGTAATGATAGCTTCATTATATGGGATATGACTGAATTTTCTATTCGATTGCTGCCCAAGTACTTCAAGCATAGCAATTCTTCTAGCTTTATCCGGCAGCTTAATATCTAT GGCTTCAGGAAAATTGATACAGATCGTTGGGAGTTTGCAAATGATGGATTTATCAGAGATCAAAAGCAATTGTTGAAAAACATCTCCAGAAGAAAACATCCTCAGGTCACTGACAATAGAAAAGCATTGCCACTGCAGGATAGCTTAGTTGAACCTTGTGAAACAACTGAAAATGAGGGGTTATGGAAGGAAATTGAGATTCTGAAGACTGACAAAAATGCACTGATGCAGGAGTTGATTAAACTTAGGCAGCTCCAGGAAAATGCAGACAATAAGTTACTTCTCTTGAGAGATCGTATTCAAGGAATGGAAAAAAATCAGCAGCAGATGCTGTCATTTTTAGTTATGGTCATGCAAAATCCAGGATTTCTTGTTCAGTTGCTTCACCCCAAAGAGAACAACTGGCGGATGGCTGAACCAGGAAGCATAGTGGAACAAGGTGCAGATGAAGAACAATTAGCTTATGATGGGATGATAATAAGGTACCAGCCACCTCAAATGAATGAGGTGGCTACACCTATGGTTTCAGGAGAACCAGAAGAATCTAACCCTTTTTCTGATGGAACAAAAGATTCTTTCTTGAGTCCTGATTTTATGAAATTGCTTATGGATGAAAATTTGTCATCGTTCGAAAACCATATACCATTTATTCCACCGGAATTATATGATGATGGTGCATGGGAAAAGCTTCTTTTGGCCAGTCCTTTCTTGCAGAATGTTGAAGATACCAAACAAGATGCAGAAAGGCCTACTGATACTGAAAATGAAATTGGAGCAGCAGTAAATGGAACTCTGGTGGAGCAGATGGAGATAGCTGAAAGTACTGGATTTTTAATAGAAGAAATAGATAAACCTAAGAGTTTGGAGTACAAAATCAATAACAGGCCTCATTCAGAGAAATCTGAAAAGTTGGAAACTCTAACCTAG